A genome region from Nycticebus coucang isolate mNycCou1 chromosome 4, mNycCou1.pri, whole genome shotgun sequence includes the following:
- the THUMPD2 gene encoding THUMP domain-containing protein 2 isoform X4 — translation MQRFINDDPECWLNAISIWKNLLELDAKKEEFPQNEAKPLKRKTGENEMIAAKKLKIEQMQEKEENRKCQLEKQIKGGTLEQRDFITKRENFQEEEFQKDTEKATVTHDQNNLTFRVSCRCSGTVGKTFTAQEVGKVIGIALMKQFGWKADLRNPNLEVFIHLNDIYSVAGIPVFRVPLASRAYIKTAGLRATTAWAMASLAEIRAGAFVLDPMCGLGTILLEAAKEWPDVYYVGADVSDSQLLGACDNLRTAGLKDKIELLKVSVIELPLPSESVDIIISDIPFGKKFKLGKDIKSILQEMERVLHVGGTIVLLLSEDHHRRLRDCKQSSIPLKSKNSHTDEPGIKKCLNLEETTGVSETELYSFEANNQECLDKISPFGSLVPVECYKVGLGKTDAFIYKYKKSHSSL, via the exons atgcAAAGATTTATAAATGATGACCCAGAATGTTGGTTGAATGCCATTTCAATTTGGAAAAATCTTCTTGAACTTGAtgcaaaaaaggaagaatttcctCAAAACGAGGCTAagccactaaaaagaaaaacaggagaaaatgaaatgatcgctgctaaaaaattaaaaatagaacaaatgcaagagaaagaagagaataggAAATGCCAgctggaaaaacaaataaaaggaggAACTCTAGAGCAAAGAGATTTTATcactaaaagagaaaattttcaagAAGAGGAATTTCAGAAAGATACAGAGAAAGCAACGGTAACTCATGACCAGAACAACTTGACTTTCAGAGTTTCTTGTCGCTGCAGTGGAACTGTTGGAAAGACATTCACTGCCCAG GAGGTAGGAAAAGTAATTGGAATTGCTCTTATGAAACAGTTTGGATGGAAAGCAGATTTGAGAAATCCAAATTTAGAg gtcTTTATACATCTGAATGACATTTACTCTGTGGCGGGGATTCCTGTGTTCAG GGTTCCTTTGGCCAGCAGAGCTTACATCAAGACAGCTGGGCTGCGAGCTACCACAGCATGGGCGATGGCGTCTCTCGCTGAAATTAGG GCTGGTGCATTTGTTTTAGATCCGATGTGTGGACTGGGAACAATACTTTTAGAAGCTGCTAAAGAATGGCCA GATGTGTATTATGTGGGTGCTGATGTCAGTGACTCCCAGTTACTAGGTGCATGTGACAATCTGAGAACTGCAGGCCTTAAGGATAAAATTGAGTTACTTAAAGTCTCTGTTATAG AATTGCCTTTGCCTTCAGAAAGTGTGGATATTATCATTTCTGACATTCCATTTGGGAAAAAGTTTAAATTAGGAAAGGACATCAAAAGCATTCTACAAGAAATGGAGAG AGTGCTTCACGTTGGCGGAACCATTGTATTGTTGCTTAGTGAAGATCACCACAGGCGCCTTAGGGATTGTAAACAGAGCAGCATCCCTTTAAAGTCCAAGAACAGTCACACAGATGAACCTGGAATTAAAAAGTGCTTGAATCTTGAAGAAACAACTGGTGTATCAGAGACAGAGTTGTATTCATTTGAAGCCAATAACCAGGAGTGCCTAGACAAAATCTCACCATTTGGCTCTTTGGTACCAGTAGAATGCTACAAAGTTGGCCTTGGAAAGACAGATgcattcatatataaatataagaagTCACACTCTTCACTGTAA
- the THUMPD2 gene encoding THUMP domain-containing protein 2 isoform X1, with product MSAPPPRERSPRPGAGARFFCTAGRGLEPFLMREVRARLAATEVEYTSGKVFFTTCSDLNVLKKLKSAERLFLLIKKEFPLTVSSVSKGKIFNEMQRFINDDPECWLNAISIWKNLLELDAKKEEFPQNEAKPLKRKTGENEMIAAKKLKIEQMQEKEENRKCQLEKQIKGGTLEQRDFITKRENFQEEEFQKDTEKATVTHDQNNLTFRVSCRCSGTVGKTFTAQEVGKVIGIALMKQFGWKADLRNPNLEVFIHLNDIYSVAGIPVFRVPLASRAYIKTAGLRATTAWAMASLAEIRAGAFVLDPMCGLGTILLEAAKEWPDVYYVGADVSDSQLLGACDNLRTAGLKDKIELLKVSVIELPLPSESVDIIISDIPFGKKFKLGKDIKSILQEMERVLHVGGTIVLLLSEDHHRRLRDCKQSSIPLKSKNSHTDEPGIKKCLNLEETTGVSETELYSFEANNQECLDKISPFGSLVPVECYKVGLGKTDAFIYKYKKSHSSL from the exons GTTGAATATACTTCAGGCAAGGTTTTTTTCACCACTTGTTCTGACTTGAATGTgctgaagaaattaaaatcagCAGAAAGACTATTTTTGCTTATTAAAAAGGAATTTCCACTTACTGTTTCTTCTGTAAGTAAAG gaaaaatatttaatgaaatgcAAAGATTTATAAATGATGACCCAGAATGTTGGTTGAATGCCATTTCAATTTGGAAAAATCTTCTTGAACTTGAtgcaaaaaaggaagaatttcctCAAAACGAGGCTAagccactaaaaagaaaaacaggagaaaatgaaatgatcgctgctaaaaaattaaaaatagaacaaatgcaagagaaagaagagaataggAAATGCCAgctggaaaaacaaataaaaggaggAACTCTAGAGCAAAGAGATTTTATcactaaaagagaaaattttcaagAAGAGGAATTTCAGAAAGATACAGAGAAAGCAACGGTAACTCATGACCAGAACAACTTGACTTTCAGAGTTTCTTGTCGCTGCAGTGGAACTGTTGGAAAGACATTCACTGCCCAG GAGGTAGGAAAAGTAATTGGAATTGCTCTTATGAAACAGTTTGGATGGAAAGCAGATTTGAGAAATCCAAATTTAGAg gtcTTTATACATCTGAATGACATTTACTCTGTGGCGGGGATTCCTGTGTTCAG GGTTCCTTTGGCCAGCAGAGCTTACATCAAGACAGCTGGGCTGCGAGCTACCACAGCATGGGCGATGGCGTCTCTCGCTGAAATTAGG GCTGGTGCATTTGTTTTAGATCCGATGTGTGGACTGGGAACAATACTTTTAGAAGCTGCTAAAGAATGGCCA GATGTGTATTATGTGGGTGCTGATGTCAGTGACTCCCAGTTACTAGGTGCATGTGACAATCTGAGAACTGCAGGCCTTAAGGATAAAATTGAGTTACTTAAAGTCTCTGTTATAG AATTGCCTTTGCCTTCAGAAAGTGTGGATATTATCATTTCTGACATTCCATTTGGGAAAAAGTTTAAATTAGGAAAGGACATCAAAAGCATTCTACAAGAAATGGAGAG AGTGCTTCACGTTGGCGGAACCATTGTATTGTTGCTTAGTGAAGATCACCACAGGCGCCTTAGGGATTGTAAACAGAGCAGCATCCCTTTAAAGTCCAAGAACAGTCACACAGATGAACCTGGAATTAAAAAGTGCTTGAATCTTGAAGAAACAACTGGTGTATCAGAGACAGAGTTGTATTCATTTGAAGCCAATAACCAGGAGTGCCTAGACAAAATCTCACCATTTGGCTCTTTGGTACCAGTAGAATGCTACAAAGTTGGCCTTGGAAAGACAGATgcattcatatataaatataagaagTCACACTCTTCACTGTAA
- the THUMPD2 gene encoding THUMP domain-containing protein 2 isoform X2 yields MGVPHVTVKENEAQVEYTSGKVFFTTCSDLNVLKKLKSAERLFLLIKKEFPLTVSSVSKGKIFNEMQRFINDDPECWLNAISIWKNLLELDAKKEEFPQNEAKPLKRKTGENEMIAAKKLKIEQMQEKEENRKCQLEKQIKGGTLEQRDFITKRENFQEEEFQKDTEKATVTHDQNNLTFRVSCRCSGTVGKTFTAQEVGKVIGIALMKQFGWKADLRNPNLEVFIHLNDIYSVAGIPVFRVPLASRAYIKTAGLRATTAWAMASLAEIRAGAFVLDPMCGLGTILLEAAKEWPDVYYVGADVSDSQLLGACDNLRTAGLKDKIELLKVSVIELPLPSESVDIIISDIPFGKKFKLGKDIKSILQEMERVLHVGGTIVLLLSEDHHRRLRDCKQSSIPLKSKNSHTDEPGIKKCLNLEETTGVSETELYSFEANNQECLDKISPFGSLVPVECYKVGLGKTDAFIYKYKKSHSSL; encoded by the exons GTTGAATATACTTCAGGCAAGGTTTTTTTCACCACTTGTTCTGACTTGAATGTgctgaagaaattaaaatcagCAGAAAGACTATTTTTGCTTATTAAAAAGGAATTTCCACTTACTGTTTCTTCTGTAAGTAAAG gaaaaatatttaatgaaatgcAAAGATTTATAAATGATGACCCAGAATGTTGGTTGAATGCCATTTCAATTTGGAAAAATCTTCTTGAACTTGAtgcaaaaaaggaagaatttcctCAAAACGAGGCTAagccactaaaaagaaaaacaggagaaaatgaaatgatcgctgctaaaaaattaaaaatagaacaaatgcaagagaaagaagagaataggAAATGCCAgctggaaaaacaaataaaaggaggAACTCTAGAGCAAAGAGATTTTATcactaaaagagaaaattttcaagAAGAGGAATTTCAGAAAGATACAGAGAAAGCAACGGTAACTCATGACCAGAACAACTTGACTTTCAGAGTTTCTTGTCGCTGCAGTGGAACTGTTGGAAAGACATTCACTGCCCAG GAGGTAGGAAAAGTAATTGGAATTGCTCTTATGAAACAGTTTGGATGGAAAGCAGATTTGAGAAATCCAAATTTAGAg gtcTTTATACATCTGAATGACATTTACTCTGTGGCGGGGATTCCTGTGTTCAG GGTTCCTTTGGCCAGCAGAGCTTACATCAAGACAGCTGGGCTGCGAGCTACCACAGCATGGGCGATGGCGTCTCTCGCTGAAATTAGG GCTGGTGCATTTGTTTTAGATCCGATGTGTGGACTGGGAACAATACTTTTAGAAGCTGCTAAAGAATGGCCA GATGTGTATTATGTGGGTGCTGATGTCAGTGACTCCCAGTTACTAGGTGCATGTGACAATCTGAGAACTGCAGGCCTTAAGGATAAAATTGAGTTACTTAAAGTCTCTGTTATAG AATTGCCTTTGCCTTCAGAAAGTGTGGATATTATCATTTCTGACATTCCATTTGGGAAAAAGTTTAAATTAGGAAAGGACATCAAAAGCATTCTACAAGAAATGGAGAG AGTGCTTCACGTTGGCGGAACCATTGTATTGTTGCTTAGTGAAGATCACCACAGGCGCCTTAGGGATTGTAAACAGAGCAGCATCCCTTTAAAGTCCAAGAACAGTCACACAGATGAACCTGGAATTAAAAAGTGCTTGAATCTTGAAGAAACAACTGGTGTATCAGAGACAGAGTTGTATTCATTTGAAGCCAATAACCAGGAGTGCCTAGACAAAATCTCACCATTTGGCTCTTTGGTACCAGTAGAATGCTACAAAGTTGGCCTTGGAAAGACAGATgcattcatatataaatataagaagTCACACTCTTCACTGTAA
- the THUMPD2 gene encoding THUMP domain-containing protein 2 isoform X3 yields MSAPPPRERSPRPGAGARFFCTAGRGLEPFLMREVRARLAATEVEYTSGKVFFTTCSDLNVLKKLKSAERLFLLIKKEFPLTVSSVSKGKIFNEMQRFINDDPECWLNAISIWKNLLELDAKKEEFPQNEAKPLKRKTGENEMIAAKKLKIEQMQEKEENRKCQLEKQIKGGTLEQRDFITKRENFQEEEFQKDTEKATVTHDQNNLTFRVSCRCSGTVGKTFTAQEVGKVIGIALMKQFGWKADLRNPNLEVFIHLNDIYSVAGIPVFRVPLASRAYIKTAGLRATTAWAMASLAEIRAGAFVLDPMCGLGTILLEAAKEWPDVYYVGADVSDSQLLGACDNLRTAGLKDKIELLKVSVIELPLPSESVDIIISDIPFGKKFKLGKDIKSILQEMESPHSTLAGQHLLLASTRTAVPRLTHDSLKSLPLFSPVI; encoded by the exons GTTGAATATACTTCAGGCAAGGTTTTTTTCACCACTTGTTCTGACTTGAATGTgctgaagaaattaaaatcagCAGAAAGACTATTTTTGCTTATTAAAAAGGAATTTCCACTTACTGTTTCTTCTGTAAGTAAAG gaaaaatatttaatgaaatgcAAAGATTTATAAATGATGACCCAGAATGTTGGTTGAATGCCATTTCAATTTGGAAAAATCTTCTTGAACTTGAtgcaaaaaaggaagaatttcctCAAAACGAGGCTAagccactaaaaagaaaaacaggagaaaatgaaatgatcgctgctaaaaaattaaaaatagaacaaatgcaagagaaagaagagaataggAAATGCCAgctggaaaaacaaataaaaggaggAACTCTAGAGCAAAGAGATTTTATcactaaaagagaaaattttcaagAAGAGGAATTTCAGAAAGATACAGAGAAAGCAACGGTAACTCATGACCAGAACAACTTGACTTTCAGAGTTTCTTGTCGCTGCAGTGGAACTGTTGGAAAGACATTCACTGCCCAG GAGGTAGGAAAAGTAATTGGAATTGCTCTTATGAAACAGTTTGGATGGAAAGCAGATTTGAGAAATCCAAATTTAGAg gtcTTTATACATCTGAATGACATTTACTCTGTGGCGGGGATTCCTGTGTTCAG GGTTCCTTTGGCCAGCAGAGCTTACATCAAGACAGCTGGGCTGCGAGCTACCACAGCATGGGCGATGGCGTCTCTCGCTGAAATTAGG GCTGGTGCATTTGTTTTAGATCCGATGTGTGGACTGGGAACAATACTTTTAGAAGCTGCTAAAGAATGGCCA GATGTGTATTATGTGGGTGCTGATGTCAGTGACTCCCAGTTACTAGGTGCATGTGACAATCTGAGAACTGCAGGCCTTAAGGATAAAATTGAGTTACTTAAAGTCTCTGTTATAG AATTGCCTTTGCCTTCAGAAAGTGTGGATATTATCATTTCTGACATTCCATTTGGGAAAAAGTTTAAATTAGGAAAGGACATCAAAAGCATTCTACAAGAAATGGAGAG TCCCCACTCCACTCTGGcaggccagcatctgcttctggccTCAACGAGGACTGCTGTCCCCAGGCTCACTCATGACTCCTTGAAATCCTTGCCACTCTTTAGTCCTGTTATTTGA